From one Candidatus Acididesulfobacter guangdongensis genomic stretch:
- a CDS encoding ADP-forming succinate--CoA ligase subunit beta, with protein MDIHEYQAKELLTKNNVKILRSTLCHSGDEAYNAAISLNTPVVVVKAQVHAGGRGKAGGVKIARTPDEAKNITEQMLGMTLITAQTGKDGKVVHKVLVEEGADIKKELYLSVTIDRRTSDIAFVVSAEGGMEIEEISKKSPEKILTVLINPSNGVKSYHALKMFLFLGLDKSIYNEFTNFVTLLYNAFLAEDMSMLEINPLIITGGGNLIPLDAKIALDDNASFRHPYYNDFIDEDEEDPLETKAKSVGLNYIRLDGNVGCMVNGAGLAMATMDTIKEFGAAPANFLDVGGTADSKRVETAFNILLSDKNVKAIFINIFGGIVKCDMVADGVITAAKNIGLKLPVVIRLEGTNADKASELLETSGLNFIVGNSLADGARKVSKIVNG; from the coding sequence ATGGATATACATGAATATCAGGCAAAAGAACTGCTTACAAAAAATAATGTCAAAATTTTACGCTCAACTTTGTGCCATAGCGGCGACGAAGCTTATAATGCGGCAATCAGCTTAAATACTCCGGTTGTTGTCGTAAAAGCTCAGGTACATGCAGGCGGCAGAGGCAAAGCGGGCGGCGTCAAAATAGCCAGGACACCGGATGAGGCAAAAAATATAACGGAACAAATGCTGGGAATGACGCTTATAACCGCTCAAACAGGTAAAGACGGTAAAGTAGTGCATAAAGTGCTTGTGGAAGAAGGTGCAGATATTAAAAAAGAACTATATTTATCTGTAACTATCGACAGAAGAACTTCTGATATTGCGTTTGTCGTCAGTGCAGAAGGTGGAATGGAGATTGAAGAAATATCAAAAAAATCGCCTGAAAAAATTCTTACGGTATTAATAAATCCTTCTAACGGCGTTAAATCTTATCACGCGTTAAAAATGTTTTTATTTTTAGGTCTGGATAAATCTATTTATAACGAATTTACTAATTTTGTCACTTTATTATATAACGCCTTTTTGGCGGAAGATATGTCAATGCTTGAAATTAATCCGCTTATTATAACGGGCGGCGGCAATTTGATACCGCTTGACGCAAAAATTGCCCTTGATGATAACGCTTCATTCAGGCATCCATATTATAACGACTTCATTGACGAAGATGAAGAAGACCCGCTTGAAACTAAAGCTAAAAGCGTGGGTCTTAATTATATAAGACTTGACGGAAACGTAGGCTGCATGGTAAACGGAGCCGGACTTGCCATGGCCACTATGGATACTATAAAAGAATTTGGCGCAGCGCCTGCAAACTTTCTTGACGTGGGGGGCACGGCTGACAGCAAAAGAGTTGAAACAGCCTTTAATATTTTATTATCCGATAAAAACGTAAAAGCTATTTTTATTAATATTTTCGGCGGCATAGTAAAATGCGATATGGTAGCGGACGGTGTAATTACAGCCGCAAAAAATATAGGATTAAAACTGCCGGTCGTCATAAGGCTTGAAGGTACAAATGCCGACAAAGCATCTGAGCTTTTAGAAACTTCAGGCTTGAATTTTATTGTGGGAAACTCTTTAGCCGACGGAGCGCGGAAAGTATCAAAAATTGTAAACGGTTAA
- the sucD gene encoding succinate--CoA ligase subunit alpha has translation MSILINKETSVLVQGVTGKEGSFHTLKCLEYGTKIAAGVTPFKGGSLFNDSIPVFNTVAEAKSNIKIDATVIFVPAVFASSSVIEAIESEIPLIVCITEGIPTLDMMNVKSALRGSNSIMIGPNCPGIITADECKIGIMPGFIHKKGKIAVLSRSGTLTYEAVNQLTEAGLGETTCIGIGGDPIIGSSFLTFLKMFENDPETEGVVLIGEIGGTQEEEASEYVKNYMKKPVVGFIAGKTAPEGKRMGHAGAIISGGKGTASEKLKIMKKNRIHIAENPSVIAETMIKALKKH, from the coding sequence ATGAGTATTCTGATTAATAAAGAAACGTCGGTTCTCGTTCAGGGTGTTACCGGCAAAGAAGGTTCCTTTCATACTTTGAAATGTTTGGAATATGGCACAAAAATCGCAGCGGGCGTAACCCCCTTTAAAGGCGGTTCGTTATTCAACGATTCAATTCCGGTATTTAATACTGTTGCGGAAGCTAAGTCTAATATTAAAATCGATGCGACTGTTATTTTTGTTCCGGCGGTATTCGCATCTTCAAGCGTAATTGAGGCGATAGAGTCGGAAATTCCGCTTATTGTGTGCATAACCGAAGGCATACCTACTCTAGATATGATGAATGTTAAATCTGCATTGAGAGGTTCAAATTCAATTATGATAGGTCCTAATTGCCCGGGAATAATAACTGCGGATGAGTGTAAAATCGGAATTATGCCCGGGTTCATTCACAAAAAGGGTAAAATTGCAGTATTATCGCGAAGCGGAACTTTAACATATGAAGCCGTTAATCAATTAACGGAGGCAGGTTTGGGAGAAACCACCTGTATAGGCATAGGCGGAGACCCTATAATAGGTTCTTCTTTCTTAACCTTTTTAAAAATGTTCGAAAACGATCCTGAGACTGAAGGCGTAGTTTTAATTGGAGAAATAGGCGGAACGCAGGAGGAAGAAGCTTCCGAATATGTAAAAAATTATATGAAAAAGCCTGTCGTCGGATTTATTGCAGGAAAAACCGCCCCTGAAGGGAAAAGAATGGGGCATGCGGGCGCAATAATTTCTGGAGGAAAAGGAACTGCTTCGGAAAAATTGAAAATAATGAAAAAAAACAGGATTCATATCGCCGAAAATCCGTCTGTTATCGCTGAAACAATGATAAAGGCATTAAAAAAGCATTAA
- a CDS encoding 4Fe-4S dicluster domain-containing protein produces MGKKERVQIDIVVNYCKGCELCVAFCPEEVLVMNKETAEVINISRCTKCNICEYLCPDFSISVE; encoded by the coding sequence ATGGGTAAAAAAGAAAGGGTCCAGATAGATATAGTAGTTAACTATTGCAAGGGATGCGAATTGTGCGTCGCTTTCTGCCCAGAAGAAGTTCTAGTCATGAATAAAGAAACTGCGGAAGTGATAAATATTTCCAGATGTACAAAGTGTAACATCTGTGAGTATCTTTGTCCGGATTTTTCCATATCTGTAGAATAG
- a CDS encoding 2-oxoacid:acceptor oxidoreductase subunit alpha, protein MSENIKLMQGNEAIAEGAMIAGCDFFAGYPITPSSEVSEILSARLTKKGHIVIQMEDEIAALGAVLGAALGGAKALTATSGPGMSLKSEHIGYASMCEIPCVIVNVMRGGPSTGNPTLPSQADIMQAKWGTHGDHAIIAITPSSVNESFYETIRAFNLAVKYRTPVLILTDEIIGHMREKVVVPEKDTLEIIDIKLPDVPPSEYKPYNYTSGKVTPLAPMGEGYRFHVTGLSHDETGFPSAKVEVLENEQNWLINKIYNNVKDIEKYEETMTEDADILIVAYGSVARSAKAALSIARAAGIKAGLFRPITIWPFPEERIKELSKKIKKILVPEMNMGQIILEVQRAACNNTVKGLNIVSGEPITPDRIYLKIKEMM, encoded by the coding sequence ATGAGCGAAAATATTAAATTAATGCAGGGCAATGAAGCAATCGCCGAAGGAGCTATGATTGCAGGATGTGATTTCTTTGCGGGATATCCTATAACTCCTTCATCCGAAGTTTCAGAAATATTATCGGCAAGACTTACTAAAAAAGGACACATAGTAATTCAGATGGAAGATGAAATAGCAGCGTTGGGAGCTGTTCTGGGAGCTGCGCTCGGAGGAGCAAAAGCTCTAACGGCTACCTCCGGACCTGGTATGTCTTTAAAATCGGAACATATAGGCTATGCCTCTATGTGTGAAATTCCGTGCGTAATAGTTAATGTTATGAGGGGAGGACCTTCTACAGGCAATCCCACGCTGCCTTCTCAGGCGGATATTATGCAGGCAAAATGGGGAACTCACGGGGACCATGCTATTATAGCCATCACACCTTCAAGCGTTAATGAATCTTTTTATGAAACTATAAGAGCTTTTAATCTTGCCGTTAAATACAGAACGCCCGTATTGATACTAACCGACGAGATTATCGGACATATGAGAGAAAAGGTAGTAGTGCCTGAAAAAGATACTTTAGAGATAATTGATATAAAATTGCCGGACGTGCCGCCCTCAGAATATAAACCTTACAATTATACCAGCGGCAAAGTTACGCCTTTAGCTCCCATGGGGGAAGGCTACCGCTTTCATGTAACAGGACTTAGTCACGATGAAACAGGTTTTCCTTCGGCAAAAGTCGAAGTGTTGGAAAATGAGCAGAATTGGCTTATAAATAAGATTTATAATAACGTAAAAGATATTGAAAAATATGAAGAAACCATGACCGAAGACGCAGATATATTAATAGTGGCCTACGGTTCGGTTGCGCGTTCCGCAAAAGCAGCTTTGTCTATTGCAAGAGCAGCGGGTATAAAAGCCGGATTATTCAGACCGATAACAATATGGCCGTTTCCGGAAGAAAGAATTAAAGAATTATCTAAAAAAATAAAAAAAATACTTGTTCCCGAAATGAATATGGGACAGATAATATTGGAAGTCCAGAGAGCAGCTTGTAATAATACCGTAAAAGGACTTAATATTGTCAGCGGGGAACCTATAACGCCCGATAGAATATATTTAAAAATTAAAGAAATGATGTAA
- a CDS encoding 2-oxoacid:ferredoxin oxidoreductase subunit beta: MPKTKTKFDYDKYLRKNTLPHIWCPGCGDGIILKSLLRAIDGLQYKKDDIVITSGIGCASRLPGYVDFNTIHTTHGRALTFAIGMKMYKPRLKVITISGDGDALAIGGNHFIHAARRNIDITLIVFNNYTYGMTGGQASPTQPYGSYATTTPYGSVEPPFDTCELAKAAGATWVARSTSYHAVQLEKLIADAMTHKGFSVLDVITNCHISYGRRNKMKSPVEMVKYQKEKAVPNRSAQNMTAEELTGRFKTGLIYEKKDSLEFAEENYKKLALLKQ; this comes from the coding sequence ATGCCTAAAACTAAGACAAAATTTGATTACGATAAATATTTAAGAAAAAACACTCTTCCTCATATATGGTGCCCAGGATGCGGAGACGGAATAATACTAAAATCTCTTTTAAGAGCCATAGACGGGCTTCAGTATAAGAAAGACGACATAGTTATAACATCGGGGATCGGCTGCGCTTCAAGGCTTCCTGGGTATGTTGATTTTAATACTATTCATACAACGCATGGAAGAGCCCTGACATTTGCAATCGGAATGAAAATGTACAAACCGAGATTAAAGGTTATTACCATTTCAGGCGACGGGGACGCACTTGCAATAGGCGGAAATCATTTTATCCATGCCGCAAGAAGGAACATAGATATAACTCTTATTGTATTTAATAATTATACTTATGGGATGACAGGCGGACAGGCTTCTCCTACTCAGCCTTACGGATCTTATGCTACTACTACTCCTTACGGAAGCGTCGAACCGCCTTTCGACACATGCGAACTTGCAAAAGCAGCCGGCGCTACATGGGTTGCAAGATCGACTTCCTATCATGCCGTTCAGCTTGAAAAACTTATAGCAGACGCTATGACTCATAAGGGTTTTTCCGTACTGGACGTTATAACTAACTGTCATATATCATACGGAAGAAGAAACAAAATGAAGTCTCCGGTTGAAATGGTTAAATATCAAAAAGAAAAAGCCGTTCCGAACAGGTCTGCTCAAAATATGACGGCGGAAGAACTCACGGGAAGATTTAAAACAGGTCTTATCTATGAAAAAAAAGACTCTTTAGAATTTGCTGAAGAAAATTATAAAAAATTAGCATTACTTAAACAATAA
- a CDS encoding 2-oxoacid:ferredoxin oxidoreductase subunit gamma produces MDNITEIRFAGSGGQGLILAGIILAEAAAIYEDKNAVQTQNYGPEARGGASKSEVLISTGPIAYPKAISIDYMVALTQVSFSKYSGDLKDTGTIITDKELVTDFSKAKGKLYVLDMEKSAREELGKLLGLNVIALGALVEISGIVSKDSIEKALMKRVPKGFEDYNKKALEIGFRLGSEAKKN; encoded by the coding sequence ATGGATAATATAACTGAAATAAGATTTGCCGGTTCGGGAGGACAGGGATTAATACTGGCAGGAATAATTTTAGCCGAAGCCGCAGCAATTTATGAAGATAAAAATGCCGTTCAAACTCAGAATTACGGTCCTGAAGCCAGAGGGGGCGCATCTAAGTCGGAAGTTCTGATATCTACCGGACCTATTGCTTATCCTAAAGCAATTTCGATAGATTATATGGTTGCATTAACACAGGTCTCATTTTCTAAATATTCCGGAGATTTAAAAGATACGGGCACAATAATAACGGATAAGGAACTCGTGACCGACTTTTCAAAAGCGAAAGGTAAACTTTACGTTTTAGATATGGAAAAATCGGCGAGGGAAGAGCTTGGTAAACTGTTGGGGCTTAATGTTATAGCTCTCGGTGCTCTGGTCGAAATATCAGGTATCGTATCTAAAGATTCCATTGAAAAAGCACTTATGAAAAGAGTGCCTAAAGGATTTGAAGATTATAATAAAAAAGCGCTGGAAATTGGTTTTAGATTGGGAAGCGAAGCAAAGAAAAATTAA
- a CDS encoding nucleoside-diphosphate kinase, translated as MLEQTLSIIKPDGVAKNITGSIIQLFENNGFEIKAIKKTILTKKDAESFYYVHKERPFFKSLVDFMTEGPIVPMVLFRENAILKNREIMGATNPADAAEGTIRKMYAESIERNIVHGSDSSESAKFEISFFFNYFEII; from the coding sequence ATGCTTGAACAAACTTTATCAATAATTAAACCCGACGGTGTAGCAAAAAATATAACCGGCAGCATTATTCAGTTGTTTGAAAATAATGGATTTGAAATTAAGGCAATAAAAAAAACAATACTTACAAAAAAAGACGCAGAAAGTTTTTACTATGTGCATAAAGAAAGACCTTTTTTTAAAAGTTTAGTCGATTTTATGACGGAAGGTCCTATAGTTCCTATGGTTTTATTCAGAGAAAATGCTATTTTGAAAAATCGTGAGATTATGGGCGCGACTAACCCTGCAGATGCAGCGGAAGGTACAATCAGAAAAATGTACGCCGAAAGCATTGAAAGAAATATAGTTCATGGGTCTGATTCATCTGAATCAGCAAAATTTGAAATCTCATTTTTCTTTAATTATTTTGAAATAATTTAG
- the glgP gene encoding alpha-glucan family phosphorylase, whose protein sequence is MLQHFSTRILPSGLEFLAELSFDLRWTYNHKADELFKTLDPYLWELTHNPYLIIQTVSLDHLNNLAKDKTFITNLNNIREEWKNFDSSSTWFAKNYPDTKIKNIAYFSMEFGIDESLPLYAGGLGILAGDYLKTAEDLGVPVIGVGLLYQKGYFHQIVDSTGMQNEVYPYNDPHSLPIAPLRDKSGEWLRITITLPERVITLRVWFAKIGNTQLFFLDSNDPVNLPIDRGITGDLYEAGKEIRLIQEMILGIGGFKLLKSLKIDFNLCHMNEGHAAFVVLERIYDWMISNNCGNFYEALTSTRAGNIFTTHTPIAAGFDLFDPSLIRHYLSHYITRCNISVEDFVNLGQKTPGKNLDEPFNMAYLAIRGSNFVNAVSKIHQDVSKDLFSHLFDRWPLEEIPVEYITNGVHTPTWISEESDKFWMKYCDGLPEHEKFSYENSKFALKVSDSDIWDFEMKNRLYMINEIQKHMNKMQVCCNLTQRAVFLDPNALYIGLARRFTEYKRLNLLLNDKNRLKKILTNPNYPVRILIGGKAHPSDMKGKEYIKEWIEFASDPELNDKVFFLLDYDMDIAQKLTGGIDIWLNCMERPLEASGTSGMKILSNGGLNCSILDGWWGEAYNENVGWAIGNKSDKVQYFNDDRQDAQSLYNLLENDIIPEFFNRDKDGIPVAWVQKIKQSMTTLTPAFSTYRMMKEYIEKAYIPMSENYENRNANNGQIALEIVNWKNKLNKNWDGIHFANPSFESNNSVYNVKCMIWLGIIEPEAIKVQLYTILNGKPNITDMKITKSIPGAINGFIYEAQVTSEITSDNYTLRVIPYHKDVIVPLEFGRIFWQK, encoded by the coding sequence ATGCTTCAACATTTTTCTACGAGGATATTGCCTTCAGGATTAGAATTTTTAGCTGAATTATCTTTCGACCTCAGATGGACATATAATCATAAAGCCGATGAACTTTTTAAGACCCTTGACCCATACCTCTGGGAACTGACCCATAATCCGTATCTTATAATACAGACAGTTTCGTTAGACCATTTAAACAATCTTGCCAAAGATAAAACATTTATAACTAATCTTAATAATATCAGAGAAGAATGGAAGAATTTCGACTCCTCTTCCACCTGGTTTGCAAAAAATTATCCCGATACAAAAATTAAAAATATTGCGTATTTCAGCATGGAATTCGGAATAGACGAGTCTTTGCCTTTATATGCAGGTGGACTTGGAATTCTGGCAGGAGATTATCTTAAAACGGCTGAGGATTTGGGTGTTCCTGTAATCGGAGTAGGATTATTATATCAAAAGGGCTATTTTCATCAGATTGTTGACAGTACGGGGATGCAAAACGAAGTATACCCTTATAATGATCCTCATTCTTTGCCGATTGCACCGTTAAGGGACAAATCCGGCGAATGGCTTAGAATTACTATTACTCTTCCTGAAAGAGTGATAACCCTCAGAGTGTGGTTTGCCAAAATAGGCAATACTCAACTGTTTTTTTTAGATTCAAACGACCCTGTTAATTTACCGATAGACAGAGGTATAACCGGAGATTTATACGAAGCCGGTAAGGAAATTAGACTGATTCAGGAAATGATACTCGGCATAGGCGGCTTTAAACTTTTAAAAAGTTTAAAAATAGACTTTAATCTGTGCCATATGAATGAAGGTCATGCTGCCTTCGTAGTACTGGAAAGGATTTACGACTGGATGATAAGTAATAATTGCGGCAATTTTTATGAAGCTTTGACTTCAACAAGAGCCGGAAATATATTTACGACTCATACTCCTATTGCCGCCGGGTTTGACCTGTTTGACCCTTCGCTCATAAGACATTATTTATCGCATTATATTACAAGATGCAATATAAGCGTTGAAGATTTTGTCAACCTCGGACAAAAAACACCAGGCAAAAATTTAGACGAACCTTTTAATATGGCGTATTTAGCAATAAGGGGAAGCAACTTTGTAAATGCTGTAAGCAAAATACATCAGGATGTCAGCAAAGATTTATTTTCCCATTTGTTTGACAGATGGCCGCTGGAAGAAATTCCCGTTGAGTATATTACAAACGGTGTGCATACGCCGACGTGGATTTCTGAAGAATCCGATAAATTTTGGATGAAATATTGCGACGGGCTGCCTGAACACGAAAAATTTTCATATGAAAATTCTAAATTTGCTTTAAAAGTTTCTGATTCGGACATATGGGATTTTGAAATGAAAAACAGGCTTTACATGATTAATGAGATTCAAAAACATATGAATAAAATGCAGGTATGCTGCAATTTGACGCAAAGAGCTGTTTTCCTTGACCCTAATGCGTTATATATCGGGCTTGCCCGCAGATTCACGGAATATAAAAGATTAAATTTGCTTCTTAACGATAAGAACAGATTAAAAAAGATTTTAACCAATCCTAACTACCCTGTCAGAATACTGATAGGCGGTAAAGCACACCCAAGCGATATGAAAGGGAAAGAATACATTAAAGAATGGATTGAATTTGCATCTGACCCGGAATTAAACGACAAAGTATTCTTCTTGCTAGATTACGATATGGATATCGCGCAAAAACTTACCGGCGGAATTGACATCTGGCTAAATTGCATGGAAAGACCATTAGAGGCAAGCGGTACCAGCGGAATGAAGATTTTATCCAACGGAGGTCTTAATTGTTCTATCTTAGACGGCTGGTGGGGTGAAGCATATAACGAAAACGTAGGCTGGGCAATAGGAAATAAATCTGACAAAGTTCAATATTTTAATGATGACAGACAGGACGCACAATCTCTTTATAATTTGCTTGAGAACGATATAATACCTGAGTTTTTCAATAGAGATAAAGACGGTATTCCGGTAGCATGGGTACAAAAAATTAAACAGAGTATGACAACATTAACCCCTGCTTTTTCTACTTACAGAATGATGAAAGAATACATTGAAAAAGCATATATACCTATGTCGGAAAATTATGAAAACCGCAACGCAAATAATGGGCAAATTGCCCTTGAAATAGTAAATTGGAAAAATAAATTAAATAAAAATTGGGACGGAATACATTTTGCCAATCCGTCTTTCGAATCGAATAACTCCGTATATAACGTAAAATGCATGATATGGCTCGGCATAATAGAACCGGAGGCAATAAAAGTTCAACTATATACTATACTGAACGGAAAACCCAACATTACAGACATGAAAATAACTAAAAGCATACCCGGAGCTATTAACGGTTTTATCTATGAAGCCCAAGTCACCTCCGAAATTACGTCGGACAATTATACGCTAAGGGTAATACCTTACCATAAAGACGTTATAGTACCGCTTGAATTTGGAAGAATATTCTGGCAGAAATAA
- a CDS encoding Hsp20/alpha crystallin family protein, giving the protein MANISLWDPVYSMKNDVEKMFSEFMPSSMKRFWGMNPGIGEPAVDVIEKDDSIVVKASIPGVNKEDVKLEVHENVLIIKGEHKEEKEEKKEDYYRKEIQFGSFYRSVELPSDVESESAEAVLKDGILEVALKKVKPAKPIKIEIK; this is encoded by the coding sequence ATGGCAAACATTTCATTGTGGGATCCTGTGTACAGTATGAAAAATGATGTTGAAAAGATGTTCTCTGAGTTTATGCCTTCAAGCATGAAGAGATTTTGGGGTATGAACCCCGGAATAGGGGAGCCGGCGGTTGATGTCATTGAAAAGGATGATTCGATTGTCGTGAAAGCTTCTATTCCAGGCGTCAATAAGGAAGATGTCAAACTTGAAGTGCATGAAAATGTTCTGATTATAAAAGGGGAGCATAAAGAAGAAAAAGAAGAGAAAAAAGAAGATTATTATAGGAAGGAGATCCAATTCGGGTCTTTTTACAGAAGTGTTGAGCTGCCGTCGGATGTAGAAAGCGAATCTGCAGAGGCTGTTTTGAAGGACGGCATCTTAGAGGTTGCTTTAAAGAAAGTTAAACCGGCTAAGCCGATTAAAATTGAGATAAAATAA
- a CDS encoding nucleotidyltransferase domain-containing protein, producing MKTFFSLTFQELSAYNPFGYKFHPKPEQIEILETEAKNVAKEIANGLRKNFNAKKVVLFGSLATMEFIEGSDIDIAVRGIPYDDFFKAVTFASGFSKKFKVDLVDAKDASDSLLDSIKRDGIEI from the coding sequence ATGAAAACTTTTTTTTCTTTAACATTTCAGGAATTAAGTGCATATAATCCATTCGGCTATAAATTTCATCCTAAGCCTGAGCAAATAGAAATTTTAGAAACTGAAGCTAAAAATGTTGCCAAAGAAATAGCAAACGGGTTAAGAAAAAATTTTAACGCAAAAAAGGTCGTTTTATTTGGTTCGTTAGCCACCATGGAATTTATCGAAGGTTCGGATATTGATATAGCGGTGCGGGGAATTCCCTATGATGATTTTTTTAAGGCGGTAACCTTTGCCTCAGGATTTAGTAAAAAATTTAAAGTGGATTTAGTAGACGCCAAAGACGCCTCCGATAGTTTATTAGACAGCATAAAACGGGACGGTATTGAGATATGA
- a CDS encoding CopG family transcriptional regulator, translated as MKKNILAKTTEEFDRRFDEGEDITDLIDISKSAITRGGKKVRLTIDVSASLVQEIDDIRMKIGVDRGALVKIWLYERVKQEKGVQ; from the coding sequence ATGAAGAAAAATATTTTAGCTAAAACCACAGAAGAATTCGACCGCCGTTTCGACGAAGGAGAAGACATTACCGACCTTATCGACATTTCTAAGTCCGCTATAACACGCGGAGGCAAAAAAGTCCGCCTTACAATAGATGTATCGGCATCTTTAGTTCAAGAAATAGACGATATAAGAATGAAAATAGGCGTAGATAGGGGTGCATTAGTCAAAATATGGCTTTACGAAAGAGTTAAACAGGAAAAAGGTGTTCAGTAA
- a CDS encoding LysR family transcriptional regulator, translated as MDLNILKIFYAAAKEESITKAAAKLNYVQSNVSARIKQLEEELGVPLFYRTGRRIVLTPAGKILFSFAEKIVNIEKEAEKAVKETSGDDAGIAVGFMETVAAVKLPPILITYNKNFPMSSLKLVSGSTEELLLKVLSYELEGAFVGGPVEHPDIEEHSVFEEELVILSNEQVDDLADKNIVVFKKGCAYRRRLEKFYEGCGIFSYKIFEFGSIEAILACVSAGMGVTMLPLSVVKEKGYKNLKIIPLSDGRGKMTTVFIKRRDTLMTKALSNFLKIAEELK; from the coding sequence ATGGATTTGAATATTTTAAAAATATTTTATGCGGCTGCGAAAGAAGAAAGTATTACAAAGGCTGCGGCTAAGCTTAACTATGTCCAGTCGAACGTTTCGGCAAGAATAAAACAGCTTGAAGAAGAGCTTGGAGTACCTCTTTTCTACAGAACTGGAAGAAGAATTGTTTTAACCCCTGCGGGTAAAATATTGTTCTCATTTGCTGAAAAGATAGTTAATATCGAAAAAGAGGCAGAAAAAGCGGTAAAAGAAACATCAGGCGACGATGCCGGCATTGCCGTCGGTTTTATGGAAACCGTCGCCGCCGTGAAATTGCCGCCTATCCTTATAACCTACAATAAAAATTTTCCAATGTCCTCTTTAAAACTTGTAAGCGGTTCAACGGAAGAATTGCTTTTAAAAGTCTTAAGCTATGAACTAGAAGGAGCCTTCGTCGGGGGTCCGGTAGAACATCCAGATATAGAAGAGCATTCCGTATTCGAAGAAGAACTTGTAATACTTTCAAATGAACAAGTTGATGATTTAGCGGATAAAAATATAGTGGTTTTTAAAAAGGGATGTGCTTACAGAAGAAGGCTTGAAAAATTTTATGAAGGTTGCGGCATATTTTCTTATAAGATATTTGAATTTGGTTCTATCGAAGCTATACTTGCCTGCGTTTCCGCAGGAATGGGGGTAACTATGCTGCCGCTCTCAGTCGTAAAAGAAAAAGGATACAAAAACTTAAAAATAATACCGCTTTCGGACGGCAGAGGCAAAATGACGACGGTATTTATAAAAAGGAGGGATACTCTGATGACAAAAGCCTTATCCAATTTTTTAAAAATAGCGGAAGAACTTAAATGA
- a CDS encoding cysteine hydrolase: protein MKRAIIVIDVQNEYFTGKLPVSHPSGSFNNILRIMDAAMENKIATAIIQNSAISPESPVFRKGSYEWELHPEIAKRRSDILIEKNFPDSFKDTILDKWLKDINADTVTIIGYMTQNCCDSTARSAFHRGYGVEFLSDATGTLSVSNYAGSVTAEELHRAILVTQVRFGRVIGTDEWLANLK from the coding sequence ATGAAACGCGCTATAATCGTTATAGATGTCCAAAATGAATATTTTACCGGTAAACTGCCGGTATCGCACCCTTCAGGCAGTTTTAACAATATCCTTAGAATTATGGATGCTGCAATGGAAAATAAAATAGCTACGGCGATTATCCAAAATTCGGCAATATCTCCTGAATCCCCTGTTTTTAGAAAAGGAAGCTATGAATGGGAACTTCACCCTGAAATTGCAAAACGGCGCAGTGATATTTTAATAGAAAAAAACTTTCCCGACAGTTTTAAAGACACGATATTAGATAAATGGCTTAAGGACATAAACGCGGATACAGTTACGATAATCGGATATATGACCCAGAACTGCTGCGATTCTACGGCAAGGAGCGCATTTCACCGCGGTTACGGCGTGGAGTTTTTGTCAGACGCTACCGGAACTCTTTCAGTGTCAAATTATGCCGGTTCCGTTACTGCCGAAGAACTGCACAGGGCTATATTGGTAACTCAGGTGCGGTTTGGCAGGGTAATCGGAACGGATGAATGGCTCGCCAACTTAAAATAG